DNA sequence from the Nicotiana tomentosiformis chromosome 3, ASM39032v3, whole genome shotgun sequence genome:
aaaatgcagcaaaactactctatatttacaatgaaaaggacttagtcttctacaaagcaacAACAAGtctgttggcagcaactttgtctttagcatcagggtctgcgcgcgcggcattgtccaCGCGCTCGGcactgttggcatctgcctgtggctgggcgctggcgatggctatcggtggggcgacagagacacatgcgcgcttgtcacttagAGCTgtcgagaccacggggccgaccgtggcgacgggcgttgggaggctggccaggacgccacggggcgcgtccaaagggtcatggggcatggttggaaagctgCCCATGACAGTTATCATGCAAGTTATGTATCATTCAGTCAACAAGATGGCGTAGATCACGTTTGAATTGCAAAGACTGATATGATGAAGAAAAATGGTAGACGAAGAGTTATTGTTTTGCATTAAGGCAGTGAAGCAAACTCACTTCCAACTTCATTCAGCTTCTCCTGTATTGGACATGGTCATGTTCTCAACTAAGTCAATTCATATAATAACGTGAGGTTCGGAGAGGGGATGAAAGAGGGGTTATCTTGGCAGAATTTCTGAATTTAGTATCGCGCTTAACAGCATTAAATGAATAAATAACAAAAGGAAAATGGGAAAAAAAGTCTCTCATGCCAGTTGTTACAAAGGAATGAGCTTTAGTCCAGTGCAACCAAAAGGAAGGATATTCGCAGAGCTTCGCAAAAGTGAACCAAtacatattattttcttcaagtGAAGACTAACAGCATTATATCCTACTGCACAGACAACATCACTGTGAGAGGAAATAGAAAACTGCCCAAAAATTTACTTGATTCTAAGGATGTTTCCACATTTGAGCCGCATAGAGAAGTTTAATAAGTTGGTAGATACATATATTTACCAGCAACCAAGTCATTGATGACCTTATGTTGCTTCAATTGTACAAGATCAAAATGCATGATAAACCGACTGAGTGTGCATCAACATTTTCATAGTGGCACATGAAAGATGAGCTTCAATTCATTGGCTGGCAGACTTCAAGCAAATCAATGATCAATTATACTTCTGCAACTTTCTTAACAATTACAGCGGCATAATTAGCTATCGTTGAATCTGGTGACTGCTGAAGCTGCCTAACTACTGGAAATAGCTCGGATGATCGGAGGAATTGTCTGCAAGGTGGATGAGCACACATCTTCGCCAGAGAAAATAGTGCTATCTTTAAAGGTGACTCATTTATTGTATCTTTTCTACTGGGGCTCAGAGCTACGACAGAACAGTCTGTCACCAGCTTAAGTAATGCCTGGAGAAAAAGGACCATCAACTTTGGTAAAGAGACTTTGCGGAACAAATTCAGCGTTCTCTATTAGGATAGAACAGGCAGTTAAGGCATAAAGCATTTGCATCAGGCACTCAAAACTAGTATAAAGTGACATGACTCTGAAAATATTCTGGTTTAGAAACAATATCTTTGCAATTGAAAAGAATCAGTAGGTTTAGATTTGCTATGCAAATAAGCAATGACGAAGGTAAAACATGATAGGGGCATGAAAAACCTGCATGGCTCCTTTAGAAACAATATCTCCGCAAAGCTTGTTGGAGTTGCGGACAAGATTACTGAGTGCCCCAGCAGCATTGGCCTTGGTTTTGTCTTCCTCAGCTGAAAGCAGCAGATATGAGAGCTGAGGAATGGATCTCCGGAGCTCATCATACAACAGCTCATTATGATAGGCAGCATTGCCAATCTACAAACGCGGAAAAGATCTTAATCAGCTAACCATTTATAACAAtagtttgataaaaattaaaaggatAATTTGGTTTTATCAAACAGCTAGGAAGCAAACAAAAGTTTTACAGCAAAGCAAGCAAACTTCCGCGTTCTTTTGTCAGAATCAGCACAGCGGTCAATGAGAAGACTAATGATGCCACGTTTTGCCTACAAAATCAGCAAAAAACAATTGAGAGTTGGAAGAGAAAGATAGAATTAGTATATGCAGTAAATTCTAGAACTGTAAAACCTCAATAGAAAGTAATGCTGAAATTATAAATGAAAATCATTTTGGTTTAAACTAGACATAGATGAAACCAGAGGTTATACAGGAGGGCGTTACCAGCGAAGCATAGAAATAGGAGCTGTGACGACACATATTTCCTATAGCACTGCATGTTTTGGCACGCACATTAGGATCTTTATCGGTTAGGAactccttaagaaactccaagaTATCTGCCCCATCAATGTATTCATAGAAGGCCTGGATGCATATGTACAGTTAGAATCAACGTCAGCATAGTTATGAAAACTTATGATACAATCAGTCTCTTCAATGATTATGCACATCCATATCAAATAAGTACCACTAAATGAGTCCACGTACAATCCGTATCAAATAAGTATTTCACACTATCTAAAAGGTTTAAGAGTAAATTTTTTTACTAGACTATAATAGTACGTTCAATATAATTAACAGAtttaaacacaaaaaaataaacAAACCCTAGCAGTTAAGCACTTAAAACGTATACTCAACTTCAAACTTACTTTTGACAAATTAATTAACTATGACTCATACAAATCCAACTTTAAAGGTCAAGCATTCTTAATTTCCGCATATTGCCAAAAGAAACTTCGGAATAGTATAAGAGGTATCAAGGAATGTTTAAATAATAATCAAGGATACATCGGACAAGAAATTAAACAGGCAGTAACATGTAAAacatagagagagagaaaagaaaacaCAGCCAATGACATTATAAACAAAGTCAATCTTTAGCATTCCTGTACACCATTCTTTGACTCCCACTAACCAATGAAGAATTAAAAGTCACGAAAGTTCACCATCGATCAACTTAGAGTGTATGCCCAGTAAAGAATTGACCTTATCCATGCGAGCTAAATCTGAAACAATCATGAGAACATCGAGAACGACTTCTCCGGGGCATGAACCATCCAGTAGAGACTTCATTCTCCTTGGATCCAGCAAACCTTTACCCAATAGTTGAACAGCAAGAGGTCGGTAAGTCGTCATTTTGGCAAGAAATGCAACGGGCCTGGCTTTATCTTTGGATTCCATATGTTCCAAACACCGAAGAATAATGCCTGGAACTCCTACCTGCAAGCATAAAGCATATCTATCATGGGTTAACCAATCCAAAGTCACTTGCCATCCGTGTCATACAAGGATGAGTTATCTTATTAATTTCCTATAGCGAGGACAAAAGGTAAGGTACAGAGGACCATGTGTGTCATCCATGCAGTAGAACGATGCTGGAAAATGCATGTCTCATTAGACAAAGTAGCTTATTGAAAGCTTAAAACTATATGGAGAATCATATACTGATGACACACATAACGACTCTTAATTTGCAGAATGCCCAACTTCCAATTTGCTTTGTACTTGTGATATTTCATGCTTACATTTCCACAAATATCCTTCAAGAAATTTGGCCGATAAACTGCAAACCACACTCAGAAACCTTATCCTTCAAGTACACAATATTTCAAGTAAGATTATAAGAGTTTGAAGGGAAGATAAAAAGTCAAACCTCCAATAGGATTTGAGTGTACTTTCCCAAATGTGATTCAATTGCTTTCACCATGTCTCTGTCTTCAGGACAAACTCTTCCACCAGGTGAACCAACATTAAGGAGAAATCCACTATTCACTGAAGCAGTAGCAGATGGCAAACCTAGACCATTCTGTACAGCCACAAACGGAAATGCCAAAAGATCTATAACCTCATTTATTGTATCCCTAACCCCATCCACCCCGCCACCGGGTCCACTCCAAGATTTGACTAGCTTAAGATGTATGTCCAATATCAAATCAGATATGACCTTGACATGTTCCATCTTAAGCAATATATGACGAAAAGTGGACACTCCCCCAGTAAGGCATTGGCATAGTAATGAAATGCTCCATGCAACTCCGATTGGTGATAGCTCAATTTGGTCTTTTGAAAAATTGGATTCTTCAGAAGAGACTTCTGTAATGTTGTTTGTCAACAAATCAATAAGCAGCTGTGGAATACCACTAGCACAGGAGTGTTGCACAGCCAATGGTCCTTCCTTCTTCAGTCGTATGTCCAATAACCCAATACATCCATCTCTTAGGCCATGCCAATGTGAAAGCATTCCACTAAACATACTTGTTCCATCTTGTTCATTAGCAGGATTCCTAAGGTATTCACATAGCTTGGCAGTCCTAGGGATCATAGGCACAGCTATGTCAAGAATGGCAGTTTCAACTGTGCAGCTAGTTTCAAGAGACAGAATGGATGCTAGAGCTAGCATTGCAGATGCAGAATGAGGTTGGCATAATGACTGTACATCAGCAGAGAAATAATGTGCAAGGTCAGAGAGCCGAGTGAGCTGCTTTCTTGAAGATGTAGTGAGAATGAACAAGGCAGAATTCCTTCCTGATGACTTTAGACATTGTGCAATGGTGGCAAGAAGAAGGCTTAAGTGCAGAACCAAGGTGTTTGCTTCTCCTCCACGTGCTTTCTTAGTTGATGACAGTACAGAGAAAATCTCTGAAACAATAGTTCCATCGCCTCCTCCACTCACCACTGTAGTAACAGGAAGAGAACTAGGTAGACCACAGAGGATATTGGCAACAACTCCACTATGCAAGCAACACCTCAGAACAAGCTGAAAAGAAGAATAAGTTAATAATTTTGACATGTGACAGGACAAGAGATCAGGATAAAGGCACAAAATATAGCTACTTTATTCAACGTCTCCTCCACCTAACCTTCTTTCAGGGTGCACTTCATGTGAAAAACAGAAAACAAAATATATTTTGATGAGATGTAATAAGCCAATTAGCCATTTGTTTAAAGAGTGTGTCAGTGTTATTGAAAGACATTGTTTCGTCGCTTAAAGAAGCGAAGCGAAGCAAGGGGGCATCACTTCATAGAGATGTCCGCTTCAAACAATGATGCGCAAAGTGAACCTGAACATGGTCAGTTCTTTGAAAATCAACTTTGAGGAGTTGGATTAATATTGGCATTATTATTATTGGATACTGAGATCAGTCATTTTAGTTGCAATTTGACCATAATAATAGTAGAGTCATTTGTTTGTTACTTTAATGTCATGACTTGtgcgcttcacttcaaaaaagcaCGTGCTTAACTTCTTGCTATTCCCTTCAAGCCCTATGGTCCTTGTCCTGCTACTTTGAGCTGACACACGTTATTCTTCCCTTTCCCGTTACATTATTAGATGTCATGTTTAGGAAAAATGTAGAGAGCAATCTTACTTTACTACATTAGCTTGAGCGGGAATAGAAGTACTTAAGCAACCAACTATGCACGACCAGGACCACCAAATAGATCTATTGGTCAATGGCTCCAAGATATAATGATAATAGCACAGGACCTTTCATCAAATGTCAGTTAATAATTGTTCCAGAACATTTTGCTATGAAATTACTAGCCTAGAGATGGTAAAAGTTAGCTGAGAAATGGACATTGGTGGATTTGTAAATACATCACACAcacagagagagagaaagagtagagaaaaaaaaaatccaagTTACTGTGATTCATATGGTACCTATCCACAAAAATCCAACAGCTCCAAACTCATTAAGCAAGTTCCAGTAAAACATAGTAAGTGACAGCAAAAAGATAGATACCTGTACTCCAGCACAGATAGAAGGCTCAAGACGCTGATGCAGACAATAATAAACAGCAACTTGTATGGCTTTGGACCTTAGAAATGCCTTTGTCATGGAATCAATAATTTTTGTTGAATCCTTTCCAAGTAATGGACCTCGCTCATGGTCCTTGATGTCAAGTCGATGTAAAGATGGACTTCGCAAACAGCTAATTGGAAAATGGTATCTATTATCTCTTAGACATAGTAGTTCAAATGCGTCCACCAGCAACCAAAGAGCCCTGCAGGCTTCAGCAGCAGCTCGCAGTAAATTTGAGGAACCTGATATGAGGTTTGACCCTGATGTAGCTAAGCACAAAATCAAAAGGTCTGCTATGCCAGAACTGGTAGCATGGTCTAACAGTTCTTTGAGAGTTCCTATAAGGGTTGGCGGAGAAGATGATACTTTAAGAGCCTGAGCCACTCGAAACAACATAGCTGCAATGCAACCAGTTGACTCAGACAAAACTCGACCAGAAGCATCATCCAGGTTATTTATCACCTGTACATTAGTATATAACAGTTAAAAGCAAGTATAAAATGCTGACATCAGTGCACAGTTTTCCAAGTTAGGAAACGAAACCTGCGAGTACAATTCATGAAGTGTTCTCCAATGCCCTAGACATGAGCCTCCAATAGCACCTCCAAAGATATCTAACAATTTTCTGGTGACGGAGAAACTCTGCATTACAGTCAGACCACGTTAATTATTAGTTTTTAAGGAAGCAAAACAGCACCAGCAATATTATTGAAAATTTGTTTTGAAGGATACACGGGTTATTCAAAATTCATATTAGTCCTAGTGAAACGTAGCTCTCTTTTCATATTTTAACACTTAAGTTTGGACAAAAATTAAGCACAAAGTTTGAGATTTTAGCTATCTCATTGAAGTCCAACGAAAAGATGTGCAATTATAGTCCACAAGAAGAGAAACCCATATCAGAGCAAAATCTCTTCCTCTTTTACTTTGGTCTGGTAAGTAAGGATCGTTCTCATGAAATTACCTTCATCAGCAATTCAGTTCCATTAGAAGACCTGATTTTAAGTACAGCAGAAGTGAAACCAAGAAGGACACATATAACTTGATCAAGAGTCCCATTTGAGTTGATGGCAGCTGCTGCAACTAAGTTCGAAAGGATCCTAAGTGATTGGTTTAATATGACAAAATCATGATCCCTGTGCAAGAAACAAGCAGGTTACTAATATTAAAAAAAGTAGCAATGTTGTGCCTACTTACTTCAACCAGATATCAGTTCTTGTAACCATCAAATGTTACCAACTTTGGCTTCATAAATGATACCAAAGTCAAACAACAGCAAGCAGCGAAAATTCTCTGAACTGATCTTCTAATACGTGTGACACATAATATCAAAACCTCTGAGAAAATAAATTATATCTTTCTCCTTTAAGTATTTAGAGACATGCAGATGGAATTCATTCTAGTAGCATTATTGCAGCAGAGGGTGACGGAATCCCTCAATATGAAAAACTCTTTCTCAATTGGAGGCAAATTAGatagtaagaacatcaaaaacaaGGCGAATGATTTATCTAGACTAACAAAAACTGGTCATTTGGACTACCTGCTCGTTGAACAAATATGTTTTAcaaatatcatgtaaaatataaaatatCATGTCTAATCATGAAATAAGATGATGCACACCTCTTATACAGAGCTCTTACCTGCCAGGAACTTCACACAAGTTTCTTAACGGAACCAAAATAGCTGATAATGCATCATTATCTTGCCCAATAATTTTTGCACCCTTGACTGTTCGGGAGTTGCTTTCCAGTCTGTCCAAAACCTGACAACCTGATAAGATGACATATATCATGGATATCGTACACATCATAAATCATGGAAATCTCACACGGGGCTATACATAATAAAATACGGGATGTGATATAGGAGAATTGGTAAAGATTGCTTGATCCTCCCCTCCCGAAAGAAACACAAGAATGACTAACAGAAACATATGAATGAGATATCATAAGTAACTAAGCAGTTAAAAGCATGATCAAGAACTATCTTGTGAGTGAAATTCAAATGTCCTACGAAGCTAAGAAAGATGAGCTGGAGAAACTGACAGATGAAGAAAGAGCTATTATTTATCCATATAAAACTCAGATAAAGAATAGTGTTGTAAATATTATATTACATGTATGCAGCGCCTACTGACAATTCTTCAAAAAGTTGAACTTTTTGTCTGTCCTATGTACACACGAAACTCTAACTGATAGGAACTAATGTACCTCAAGGCAAAACCCGGTGGCCTTTTATCCCGTAGGGGTGCGGAAGAAGAAAATATTCAGTTACTTACATGATCAGAAACAAAAGAGATTAACTGTGGAGCCACTACTGAttcaatttaaaaaagaaaattaaatgaaAGTCGTGACAAGAGTTTAGTTTACTCCTTCCATCCTAATGTGTCATGATTTGACTTTTTCTAAGTGAAATTGACCTTTTCAACATTCAGGAACTAATACTAAAAAAAATTtaagtaaaaaatatatatacaggTCATATATCTTAGATTACAATCGGCAAAGAGGTAATACAAGAATGAAGCTCTTCCTTTATTCCTATGTTGAAAACAATTGTATCAGCTGTAATGCTGTATTGTATGTAAGCTCATAGAAAGCCTATGATTTTGCAGCATGAtcacataagtagaaaaataTGTCTATTCTACATTTCAGAACACAACTTACCTGACTGTACAATATCATCAGGCTGTGAGAAACCTGGGAACTCCTCTGGTGAAGCATT
Encoded proteins:
- the LOC104110219 gene encoding serine/threonine-protein kinase TIO, which gives rise to MGVESYHVIELVGEGSFGKVYKGRRKFTGQTVAMKFIPKHGKSDKDIHNLRQEIEILRKLKHENIIAMLDSFESLQEFCVVTEFAQGELFEILEDDKCLPEEQVQAIAKQLVRALHYLHSNRIIHRDMKPQNILIGAGSIVKLCDFGFARAMSTNTVVLRSIKGTPLYMAPELVREQPYNHTADLWSLGVILYELFVGQPPFYTNSVYALVRHIIKDPVKYPDNMSSSFKSFLKGLLNKVPQNRLTWPALLEHPFVQETLEDVEAREIRAAAAAAKGSDATWRGKGDIQSTQLNVASPESKNHIQAVSGNGNIGSLQTDVHLKSPDNVTVNASPEEFPGFSQPDDIVQSGCQVLDRLESNSRTVKGAKIIGQDNDALSAILVPLRNLCEVPGRDHDFVILNQSLRILSNLVAAAAINSNGTLDQVICVLLGFTSAVLKIRSSNGTELLMKSFSVTRKLLDIFGGAIGGSCLGHWRTLHELYSQVINNLDDASGRVLSESTGCIAAMLFRVAQALKVSSSPPTLIGTLKELLDHATSSGIADLLILCLATSGSNLISGSSNLLRAAAEACRALWLLVDAFELLCLRDNRYHFPISCLRSPSLHRLDIKDHERGPLLGKDSTKIIDSMTKAFLRSKAIQVAVYYCLHQRLEPSICAGVQLVLRCCLHSGVVANILCGLPSSLPVTTVVSGGGDGTIVSEIFSVLSSTKKARGGEANTLVLHLSLLLATIAQCLKSSGRNSALFILTTSSRKQLTRLSDLAHYFSADVQSLCQPHSASAMLALASILSLETSCTVETAILDIAVPMIPRTAKLCEYLRNPANEQDGTSMFSGMLSHWHGLRDGCIGLLDIRLKKEGPLAVQHSCASGIPQLLIDLLTNNITEVSSEESNFSKDQIELSPIGVAWSISLLCQCLTGGVSTFRHILLKMEHVKVISDLILDIHLKLVKSWSGPGGGVDGVRDTINEVIDLLAFPFVAVQNGLGLPSATASVNSGFLLNVGSPGGRVCPEDRDMVKAIESHLGKYTQILLEVGVPGIILRCLEHMESKDKARPVAFLAKMTTYRPLAVQLLGKGLLDPRRMKSLLDGSCPGEVVLDVLMIVSDLARMDKAFYEYIDGADILEFLKEFLTDKDPNVRAKTCSAIGNMCRHSSYFYASLAKRGIISLLIDRCADSDKRTRKFACFAIGNAAYHNELLYDELRRSIPQLSYLLLSAEEDKTKANAAGALSNLVRNSNKLCGDIVSKGAMQALLKLVTDCSVVALSPSRKDTINESPLKIALFSLAKMCAHPPCRQFLRSSELFPVVRQLQQSPDSTIANYAAVIVKKVAEV